One Denticeps clupeoides chromosome 10, fDenClu1.1, whole genome shotgun sequence genomic window carries:
- the wnt7ab gene encoding protein Wnt-7a isoform X1 → MSRKTRRWIFHIFLCLGIIYLKIGGFSSVVALGASVICNKIPGLAPRQRIICQSRPDAIIVIGEGVQMGINECQYQFRNGRWNCSALGERTVFGKELKVGSKEAAFTYAIIAAGVAHAITAACTQGNLSDCSCDKEKQGFHGRGDGWKWGGCSADIRYGLGFSKVFIDAREIKQNARSLMNLHNNEVGRKVLEKNMRLECKCHGVSGSCTTKTCWAKLPKFREIGFALKDKYGQAVHVEPVKATRNKRPTFLKIKKPFSYRKPTDAELVYIEKSPNYCEPDLVTGSVGTQGRICNKTLHHSSSCDLMCCGRGYNTHQYSRKWQCNCKFFWCCYVKCNTCSERTEVYTCK, encoded by the exons atgagcagaaaaacacgGCGCTGGATATTCCATATATTTCTTTGCCTGGGAATAATATACTTGAAAATAGG CGGGTTCTCTTCTGTGGTGGCTCTGGGTGCGAGTGTGATATGCAACAAGATCCCCGGACTGGCACCGCGACAGCGGATCATCTGCCAGAGTCGCCCCGACGCGATCATCGTGATCGGAGAAGGAGTCCAGATGGGGATCAACGAGTGCCAGTACCAGTTCAGAAACGGCCGCTGGAACTGCTCTGCGCTGGGGGAGAGGACAGTCTTCGGGAAAGAACTGAAAGTGG GAAGTAAAGAAGCCGCGTTCACCTATGCCATCATCGCGGCCGGAGTGGCTCATGCCATCACAGCGGCCTGTACCCAGGGCAACCTGAGCGACTGCAGCTGTGACAAGGAGAAGCAGGGATTTCATGGGCGTGGAGACGGGTGGAAGTGGGGCGGATGCTCGGCCGATATCCGCTACGGCCTGGGCTTCTCCAAGGTCTTCATAGACGCAAGGGAGATTAAACAGAACGCTCGCTCTCTTATGAACCTGCACAACAATGAGGTGGGACGGAAG gttctggaaaaaaacatgcGCCTAGAGTGCAAGTGTCATGGGGTGTCAGGATCGTGCACAACCAAAACCTGCTGGGCTAAGCTTCCCAAATTCCGAGAGATCGGTTTTGCCCTAAAAGACAAGTACGGCCAGGCTGTGCATGTGGAGCCGGTGAAGGCCACCCGGAACAAGCGGCCGACGTTCCTCAAGATCAAAAAGCCCTTTTCCTATCGCAAACCCACTGATGCTGAGCTGGTGTACATCGAGAAGTCGCCCAACTACTGCGAGCCGGACCTGGTAACAGGAAGCGTGGGAACCCAGGGCCGGATCTGCAACAAGACGCTGCACCACAGCAGTAGCTGCGACCTGATGTGCTGCGGCCGGGGCTACAACACGCACCAGTACTCACGCAAGTGGCAGTGCAATTGCAAGTTCTTCTGGTGCTGCTACGTCAAGTGCAACACCTGCAGCGAGAGGACAGAAGTCTACAcctgcaaatga
- the fbxw12 gene encoding F-box/WD repeat-containing protein 12: MENSLADLPFDCLLHIFSFLLGEELNEAASVCKAWHRAAETPWLWREMCLQRWGFCNVAQFLSTIKKKSWKAYYLRRSQLERNMESSADYTCQTLRAHAGSIVGFVYLSGSDALSEFWNHRSVVCSASSDGTLRAWDIQQAVQLWSSPAQAPLRAVTVDPENKVVITSDDVGTVRAWEGLTGQEVASFSSGSPRNLLHSYNIGGSSYLAIGTGSGSLHTLTSPALSKLSSCVVFDSFSLNIIHSSPDKKWIFTGSKDNVDLSPEVFLIQTLCSSEERAVSTRLPVSGCTAAAFLPSHPARVAVVHGDGSSQSKTLSVFDVVMKRARYDDEPSVQQVETFKLALNRFQSDIFLEAKGSNTLVLAVGDELKVYTVKGALVASFKEHQQHITSLCVDSFRVVTASRDLSLRVLTWRNDGEKGLTLESRYHLLGGSHTMSRGFSHVACDYASIVGSVESVNGKDALKAYTFNS, from the exons ATGGAGAACTCCCTGGCAGATCTACCTTTCGACTGTCTGCTTCACATCTTCTCCTTTCTGCTCGGGGAAGAGTTAAATGAAGCGGCCAGCGTCTGCAAG gCATGGCACAGAGCTGCAGAGACCCCATGGCTGTGGCG GGAAATGTGTCTGCAGCGATGGGGATTCTGCAATGTCGCACAGTTCCTGTCCACCATCAAGAAGAAGAGCTGGAAAGCATACTACCTGCGGCGCTCCCAGCTGGAGAGGAACATGGAGAGCAGTGCTGACTACACCTGCCAGACTCTCAGGGCTCATGCCG GCAGCATTGTGGGTTTTGTTTACCTGTCTGGAAGCGACGCCCTCTCCGAGTTCTGGAACCACCGCTCGGTCGTCTGCAGTGCGTCTAGTGACGGTACATTGCGAGCATGGGACATTCAGCAG GCTGTCCAGCTGTGGTCCAGCCCTGCACAGGCGCCACTGCGTGCTGTGACCGTAGACCCAGAGAATAAGGTTGTAATCACGTCGGACGACGTAGGAACAGTCAGAGCATGGGAGGGCCTGACCGGACAGGAAGTGGCATCTttctcctcggggtcacctcGGAACCTGCTGCATTCATACAACATTGGCGGAAGCTCATACCTCGCC ATTGGAACTGGAAGCGGGTCACTCCACACTCTCACCAGTCCAGCACTGTCCAAGTTGTCAAGCTGCGTGGTGTTTGACTCGTTTAGTCTCAACATCATACATTCCTCCCCTGACAAGAAATGGATCTTTACCGGCAGCAAGGACAACGTTGATTTGAGCCCTGAG GTCTTCCTTATTCAGACGTTGTGTTCCTCTGAAGAGAGGGCAGTCAGCACCAGACTGCCGGTATCAGGATGCACCGCGGCGGCCTTCCTCCCCTCACACCCAGCCAGAGTGGCCGTGGTCCATGGAGATGGGAGTTCACAGAGCAAAACCCTCTCAGTCTTTGATGTTGTCATGAAAAGGGCTAGATATGATGATGAACCTTCTG TTCAGCAGGTGGAGACATTCAAGTTGGCGTTAAATAGATTTCAGTCTGACATTTTCTTGGAAGCTAAAGGGAGCAACACCCTTGTGCTAGCAGTGGGAGACGAGTTGAAAGTCTACACTGTCAAAGGAGCGCTGGTTGCCAGTTTCAAAGAGCACCAGCAGCACATCACCTCGCTTTGTGTG GACAGTTTCCGGGTAGTAACTGCATCTCGTGATCTGTCATTGCGAGTCCTGACCTGGAGGAATGATGGGGAGAAGGGACTGACCCTTGAAAGTCGGTACCACCTGCTTGGAGGCTCACACACTATGTCCAG
- the wnt7ab gene encoding protein Wnt-7a isoform X2, translating into MQQDPRTGTATADHLPESPRRDHRDRRRSPDGDQRVPVPVQKRPLELLCAGGEDSLRERTERSKEAAFTYAIIAAGVAHAITAACTQGNLSDCSCDKEKQGFHGRGDGWKWGGCSADIRYGLGFSKVFIDAREIKQNARSLMNLHNNEVGRKVLEKNMRLECKCHGVSGSCTTKTCWAKLPKFREIGFALKDKYGQAVHVEPVKATRNKRPTFLKIKKPFSYRKPTDAELVYIEKSPNYCEPDLVTGSVGTQGRICNKTLHHSSSCDLMCCGRGYNTHQYSRKWQCNCKFFWCCYVKCNTCSERTEVYTCK; encoded by the exons ATGCAACAAGATCCCCGGACTGGCACCGCGACAGCGGATCATCTGCCAGAGTCGCCCCGACGCGATCATCGTGATCGGAGAAGGAGTCCAGATGGGGATCAACGAGTGCCAGTACCAGTTCAGAAACGGCCGCTGGAACTGCTCTGCGCTGGGGGAGAGGACAGTCTTCGGGAAAGAACTGAAA GAAGTAAAGAAGCCGCGTTCACCTATGCCATCATCGCGGCCGGAGTGGCTCATGCCATCACAGCGGCCTGTACCCAGGGCAACCTGAGCGACTGCAGCTGTGACAAGGAGAAGCAGGGATTTCATGGGCGTGGAGACGGGTGGAAGTGGGGCGGATGCTCGGCCGATATCCGCTACGGCCTGGGCTTCTCCAAGGTCTTCATAGACGCAAGGGAGATTAAACAGAACGCTCGCTCTCTTATGAACCTGCACAACAATGAGGTGGGACGGAAG gttctggaaaaaaacatgcGCCTAGAGTGCAAGTGTCATGGGGTGTCAGGATCGTGCACAACCAAAACCTGCTGGGCTAAGCTTCCCAAATTCCGAGAGATCGGTTTTGCCCTAAAAGACAAGTACGGCCAGGCTGTGCATGTGGAGCCGGTGAAGGCCACCCGGAACAAGCGGCCGACGTTCCTCAAGATCAAAAAGCCCTTTTCCTATCGCAAACCCACTGATGCTGAGCTGGTGTACATCGAGAAGTCGCCCAACTACTGCGAGCCGGACCTGGTAACAGGAAGCGTGGGAACCCAGGGCCGGATCTGCAACAAGACGCTGCACCACAGCAGTAGCTGCGACCTGATGTGCTGCGGCCGGGGCTACAACACGCACCAGTACTCACGCAAGTGGCAGTGCAATTGCAAGTTCTTCTGGTGCTGCTACGTCAAGTGCAACACCTGCAGCGAGAGGACAGAAGTCTACAcctgcaaatga